attttttttttttaaataagttagcTGACGTGGCATACTATAGGGGCCATGGCAGGGACGCAACCCCAATTGCCCCTAGAACTATTGTATGCTTAATTTATGTACGGTCTTGCACCAGAATACATTTGCTGGTTGTATACATTCAATATCAAAAGATCATATTGTACATACTCGTGGTGATAATGTCAAAAATTGTACAACAATCTTTAAGGAGACAGAGTTTTTCCCGACCAGCTATAACGATCTTGGTCTTAATCGGTGTAACTTAGAGCCCCTAGCCTGATTAAGTGGGGATATGCGTATATCCATGataatgaatgaaaaataaatactaaaatataaaagaggATAAAACATATAGGTTTACATAGTTCGGCATAAATCATATGTCTACAGAATTTTTGGGGATGGAATATCCAAAATTATAAGCTTGTTTTATGGTCCCTCATCTCCTCTCATTTATTAGTGTACAGTAGAgatcttaaatatatttattaaaaaagatgtTCTCATTAAAGCTCATTTCCATAGATTGAAGAAGCTGAATAagaggttaaaaaataaatttattttgagtcgtctgtcaatttctttttatccaactCCTTTTTCCGTGTGCCCATCGAGAATAGTGAGGATGGACtgtttttctcttatatatctgatatcttcatttccttttttattttattttattttttttctttctcctcttaTCCTttattggcttttcttttgacATCCTCCCTCTGATCGTTCCCCCTTTGCTCTCTCTAATGTCTCTCAGTGGTGGCTTTAGGTGGGCTAACCTGTTCGATCTTGGGCTGGGTTATTGAAAAGATCATGACTAAGATGTTTTTAATCAATTCTCGGGACATATTACTTCCAAATAAATTAATGCCGTCGGTTTTGAACCCCTATTTTAGATTTTCATGCACTCTGGATAATGCCCAAAAGGTTCTATTTTTGTCGAAAGAATCATTCTTAATTGGTAGATAATATTTCCCTAGAGAAACCACGGGGCGCCGCAATATTACAATTTGGGCTAGCTCCAGTTCGGCCATGCTTAAACATTAATCCAATACATAGTATTTGGCACTTACTAACAAGTACTACTGTACGTACAAGATATATAGTATCattggaaacaaaaaaatatcgcCCGAGAAGTACAAGTTTCATTAAAATTCCTCATTACATGATCATGGTACGTAATTAAGCAATTAATCACTTAAAGCTGGGAAAGTGGATAGATAATATTCAAAGTCCAAATAAGTAAAaccttaaaattataataaatccaTATATGTTTCTGAACatgataaaaattagatttgcaCTACCCATAACACAGTAGCCATAAAACCTAGACAAACTGACACAAGGGTATGCCATCCACCATGCACAACTCCGCTTGAAATTGGCACCTTGCTCTTTGTAGAAGGCCGCGGAAGAGTATCACCCCCCTGGTCTGAACCATCTGCCGGTAGAGGTGCACCGGCTGGAGAATATGCTTGATCATTGTTGTCTTCTACATTTACCTGGAGCTTCATCCCTCCAAGGCAATATAATTTGTTTCCAGATATGAAATACATGGGGCCAGGTTTTGACAGTGTAACGGTTGTGTTACCGTTTATATAGGATTTCAATACATTGGTCGTGTTGCAGTTGTTGAAATTTTTTTGCGTCACTTCCTCTAGACTATTAGACGAAGAAAACTGGAACACTgcaaatatatacaatataagcACATAAATATAGCAAAATTTTCATTCGACCACTTCTACATTTGTGTTGGAGGAATTAATATATCCGTAGGCAAGATTTATGAACGAGAaggccaaaataaaaaaaagagccAAACTCGACCCCCTCCCGGAAGAGGGAAAAACAACATGATATGCTCTATAAGAAAgaataaacaaaaatgaaaagaacagTACTTACGTAGAACATCGCCAACAAAAAATGTCTTGCCCTTGGCCCACGAATCAAGGTCAGTGCTTATGTCCCAGCCAGAGTTACCCCCCACCAGGTACGTCGTGGCGGTGCATGTTAACGCCAGGCTGAGCGCGATAAGAACAAAAACCTGAAGCTGCTTCGCCATGAATTATGAACAAAATGTGACGAAATTATACGAGGCGGAACGAGTAACTTATAAGCACAGAGAACTCCGAATTAGATATATGTATGAAAACTTGCATAGCATTAGATAACCTAACTTTGGAATTCACAAATGACTTGTGCTTGTGGAGGATTGTTTTTGCACGTTGTGTGTTTGCATGTGTGCGTGTTATATATTCTATCAAAAATTTGTTTCAGGATCTCTGAAAGATATATAATGTGATTTTAAAACCATCTTATAAGTACAAGATTTCCATTCAAACAGtatttttgttgaaatttaACATTTACGGGTTTTAGAATTTAAGTGGGTGGGGTTGTTGAATGGAGAGTTCGTTGGTAGGTAGTTAAACACCTCCCACCTATTTAGATGGTCGAATTACCTAATCGGGAGCTGGCCTGGTACTTGACGGAatgatcaaaataataataataattaattgtacatcttttatttattttattaaaaaaaactcaaaattaaatcatgttcgattaaatattttctctttaagaaaattatactcatcattTCTTACGTTACATACCATCATAATGATGTGATTTATAATTTCTGTTCTTCTATTTAGAGACACGTGCATATTAATAATgcctaaataataaatatgtatatttaaatagaatgacaataattataaatcacaTGTATATTAGTGTGGTGTGGAGATGATAAAGAacatttctcttcctttttaataatttaattaatatatcttgAGACTTattaataaactaaaattttatttttaacctttttatcgATGTATCAAAATTTTGTTTCACTTTTCAAGGGGATAATTAATTACTGTAACTTtaaattcaagtttttttttaataaaaataagatgaaaatattataaataataaatttttttcactctcaacattaacagcaggatgTTCAAATTAAGCATCATGGTCGCGCGTATGATTCGACTTTCAAAGTTGAAAGTACCACTGCTTTATAAAAGAGTGGTTATGCCAGCCGTTTCATTTACAAttattatctctctctctctccaatacTTCCATTAGttggagagagaaggaaaatgtAGAGAAAATAGAGGAAGCAGGGTTGTTTACGAAAGCAATGTCAGCATGAGTTTATATTCCATTACTCTTAAATGTACAATATGttgcaatatatatacacaacacggaaatgaattaaataaagaatataaatgGCAGACACAAAATAACAGAAACATAGCTCATCAATTTGGTGGTGGTTCTCCCATAACCAACTTGTCAGCAGGAGGAGGGGAAACTTGAGAGATTGCATGAGATAATTCTAATATCTCCTGCAAGATGGAGAGTAAACATTGATTACTCCCATCTTGAAAAGAAGTCAAGTGAACGAAAGAGATTGCAAAGGCTTAGTAAGCAAGTCAGCGACTTGAAGATGCGAGGGTACATGAGCTGTTTGGACCTGCTCTTCAGTTATTTTGTCTCAGACTACATGACAGTCTAGCTCAATATGTTTCGTTCATTCATGAAAGATAGGATTCACAGCTATATGAATGGCTGCTAAATTGTCACAATATCATGTGGCAGGTCTAGGAATATTAACATGCAAATCAACAAGAAGATAACGCAACCAAGTCAATTCGCACACCACATAAGCCATCGACCTGTACTCAGATCCAACAGATGATCtggatatttttttgatttccaTGAAACCATGGAATGTCCTATAAATACACAGAACCCAGTGGTTAATAGCCTTATGTCTCGACAGTCCGCCCAACTTGCATTTGAATAAGCTACAAGGTTTAACTATGAGTCAGGGAAAAACAGTTCTTGACCTGGTGTCCCTTTCACATATTGTCGAACCTTGAGAATTGCATTGTAGTGAGGTATCCTTGGTATCTCCATGAATTGACTTAATAAGAGCACGCTATGAGTAAGATCTAGTCTACTATTTGTGAGATATAGGAGTTTGCCGACAAGCTTGCGATATAGTGCTGGGTCATTGAACACCTCACCCTTGTCTTTTCTAAGTTTAATGGTTGGCTCCATGGGTGACAGAGATGGTTTGGAGGCAAGCATGCCTGTTTCTGCCAGTATATCAAGCGCGTATTTGCGCTAAGACAATGGAATTCCATTCTTTGAACATCCAACTTCCATTCCAAGGAAGTATTGAAGATGCCCAAAGTCTTTGATTCTGAATTTGGACTCCAAAAATTGTTTTACCGTGGCATTTGATGATGGATCCGAACTTAATAAAACGATGTCGTTGACATAGACCAATAACGTCATAAATGAAGTAGGTGCTGTCTTGGTAAATAGGCTGTAATCAGCCTTAGATTGCACAAAGCCAAATTCAACAAGAGAAGTAGTAAGTTTCGCATTCCATTGCCGTGAAGCTTGGCGTAAGCCATAGAAGCTTTTCTTTAAATGGCAAATTTTATTGGTCTTGGCAGCAGGATGACCTGGGGGAGGTCGCATGTAAATTTCTTCATCAAGTTCACCGTAAAGGAAGGCGTTATTTACATCGAGTTGTTGAAGTGCCCATCCTTTGATGGCTACGACTGTAAGAAGGCACCTTATCGAAACAAGCTTTGCTACTGGTGAGAATGTATCATGAAAATTGATACCCTCACGCTGTGTGAATCCCTTTGTGACTAATCGAGCTTTGGCCCCTTCAATTGTTCCATCTGCCCGAAACTTGTAATTGTATACCCATTTGCAGTCGATTGCCTTCTGTGCATGAGGTAATTCCATAATGGACCAGGTCTCATTGAGCTCAAGAGCAGCAAGTTCTAGCTTCATTGCCTTGCACCAAACAAGGTCTTTAACAACTTGGGTATATGATAGTGGTTCGGCTTGGGAGGAAATGAATTATGCCTCTTGGTTGATAAAAATCTGGCATGGAAAACTCAGGGCCATTATCACTccgaattattttaattttgctgGCAAATTGGTTGTTaatgagagaacaaaaattTTGGAGGCATGAGCATGCTTCGGCTTTGGATTTTAAAAGGTAGAGCCAAGTAAATCTAGTAAATTGATCAACTATAGTTAGAAAGTACTTGGAGCCATCGTAAGCTTGGATAGAATTGAGGCCCCATATATCGACAGATATAAGATCAAAAGGATTGATGACATTGTTTTCTGATTGGGGAAAGGGTAATCTATGCTGTTTGGCAAGTGGACAGATAGTAAATGGACTAGCTTTAGTCGAAATTTGAACATCATTTTTGCCAATATCATTCAGAACATATTGTGTCATGGAGCTATGTCTAAGCCAAAAATGCCACAAAGTAAATTCATCATATTTTGTAGTAACAGTAGTGCTAacaattttgtaataaaataaagtagaagaaaaagtttgaagAGCAGTGGGAGATGGTGGTTCAGGTTGTAAGTGGTATAGGCCATCATGCACGTCACCCTTCCCAGTCATCATCAAAGTTGAAAGGTCCTGTATGTAGCATGAATTGGAAAAGAAAAGTAAGCAACAGTTGGAATGTGTAGCTAGAGACTTGGTAGAAATAAGGTTAAAAGAAAAAGCTGGAACACATAACACATACTTGAAAACCAATTGAGGAGAAAATTGTATGTCACCGAGATGAGTGGCAATTGTGGTTATGCCGTCTGCAAGCTTGACTGAGTGACTAACACGAGTGATATTGTGTGTAAAAAATTTGGGGTGACAAACCATGTGGTTTGTGGCCCCAGTGTCGAGAATCCAATGTGCAGATGGGGGTTTGTGCTCGTATGTGTTGAGAAACAAATACTTTTACCAGACATGGTGGAAGGGTCTGAATGAAGAGTTTGAACGTGATTTGCTATTGCAGTCGTGTTGTCGATGATGGAGGATGGTTAGAGTAAGGCAAGAAGTTTGCTATACTGCTCCTGAGTAATGAGTGAGCCATTGTGTATTTGCTCCTGCTCAAGAGAAATAATGTTAGCAACAGATTTGGATTTAGGGCCATTTTTATGGCCTGGAGGATACCGATTTAACCGATAACATTTGTTTTTAGTATGGCTTGGAATGCGACAATGGGAGCAGATTGGAAGGCTTGGATTAGTCTTGAAACATCACTTAAGAGAGTGCCCAGAAATATTGCAGTG
This genomic window from Carya illinoinensis cultivar Pawnee chromosome 7, C.illinoinensisPawnee_v1, whole genome shotgun sequence contains:
- the LOC122316847 gene encoding stellacyanin, which produces MAKQLQVFVLIALSLALTCTATTYLVGGNSGWDISTDLDSWAKGKTFFVGDVLLFQFSSSNSLEEVTQKNFNNCNTTNVLKSYINGNTTVTLSKPGPMYFISGNKLYCLGGMKLQVNVEDNNDQAYSPAGAPLPADGSDQGGDTLPRPSTKSKVPISSGVVHGGWHTLVSVCLGFMATVLWVVQI